A stretch of Nymphaea colorata isolate Beijing-Zhang1983 unplaced genomic scaffold, ASM883128v2 scaffold0639, whole genome shotgun sequence DNA encodes these proteins:
- the LOC116245319 gene encoding 14-3-3-like protein GF14 epsilon: MTANTREEHLYMAKITEQTERFEDMLDAMNKVVAANADLTVEERNLLSVAYKNTIGSRRTAWRALSSIEKKEEQKGSKNLGLLRGYKSKIEGELNKYCNEILNLIDNQLIVKASNAEAKVFYYKMKGDYFRYISEYTSGADHNKAGDNAHEAYKAATELAEKDLKTTHPIRLGLALNYSVFHYEVKNDPSKACQLAKQAFDDAIADIDQIEEDQYKDATTIMQLIRDNLTLWTSELEEDGDK, from the coding sequence ATGACAGCCAACACCCGTGAGGAGCACCTCTATATGGCCAAGATCACCGAGCAAACCGAAAGGTTTGAAGACATGCTCGACGCCATGAACAAGGTCGTCGCTGCCAACGCCGACCTCACTGTTGAGGAACGCAACCTTCTATCCGTTGCCTACAAGAACACCATCGGATCCAGAAGAACCGCATGGAGAGCCCTCTCATCCattgagaagaaggaagaacagAAGGGATCCAAGAACCTCGGACTCCTCAGAGGATACAAGTCCAAGATCGAAGGTGAGCTCAACAAATACTGCAATGAGATCCTCAACCTCATTGACAACCAGCTCATCGTCAAGGCCTCCAACGCCGAAGCCAAGGTCTTCTACTACAAGATGAAGGGAGATTACTTCAGATACATCTCTGAGTACACCTCAGGTGCCGACCACAACAAGGCTGGAGACAACGCCCATGAGGCCTACAAGGCTGCCACTGAGCTCGCTGAGAAGGATCTCAAGACCACCCACCCCATCAGACTCGGCCTCGCCCTCAACTACTCCGTCTTCCACTATGAGGTCAAGAACGACCCCAGCAAAGCCTGCCAGCTGGCCAAGCAAGCCTTCGATGACGCCATTGCCGACATTGACCAGATCGAGGAGGACCAGTACAAGGATGCCACCACCATCATGCAGCTCATCAGAGACAACCTGACCCTCTGGACCTCAGAGCTCGAGGAAGATGGAGATAAGTGA